From Pseudomonas fluorescens, one genomic window encodes:
- a CDS encoding KpsF/GutQ family sugar-phosphate isomerase: MNHLAIAKEALIAQAQAVTQMADRLDGEFQNAVELIFGCKGRAVVCGMGKSGLIGQKMVATFASTGTPSFFLHPAEAFHGDLGMLKPIDVLILISYSGETEEVIKLIPSLKSFGNKIIAMTGNGKSTLAKHADIWLDISVEREVCPNNLAPTTSTLATMAMGDALAVALIEALQFKPMDFARYHPGGSLGRKLLTRVSDVMHSPAPAVTSATSFHDCLLMMTQSRLGLTVVIDDGVLVGIVTDGDLRRALLSDEGVVHTTVAHFMTAKPHTIKEDSQLSEAETYMLDNKIRALAVTNSDNAVVGIVEIFD; the protein is encoded by the coding sequence ATGAATCATCTTGCTATTGCAAAAGAAGCACTTATCGCTCAGGCGCAAGCGGTCACTCAAATGGCCGATCGCCTGGACGGCGAGTTCCAGAATGCCGTCGAACTGATCTTCGGCTGCAAGGGTCGTGCGGTTGTGTGTGGCATGGGCAAATCCGGCCTTATCGGCCAGAAGATGGTCGCCACCTTCGCCTCCACCGGCACCCCGAGCTTCTTCCTGCACCCGGCCGAAGCCTTCCATGGCGACCTCGGCATGCTCAAGCCGATCGATGTGCTGATCCTGATCAGCTACAGCGGTGAAACCGAAGAAGTGATCAAGCTGATTCCGAGCCTGAAGTCCTTCGGCAACAAAATTATCGCGATGACCGGTAATGGTAAATCGACACTGGCCAAGCACGCCGATATCTGGCTGGATATCTCGGTCGAGCGCGAAGTTTGCCCGAACAACCTGGCACCGACCACCTCGACACTGGCCACCATGGCCATGGGTGACGCACTGGCCGTGGCGTTGATCGAAGCGCTGCAATTCAAACCAATGGACTTCGCCCGCTACCACCCGGGCGGCAGCCTGGGTCGTAAACTGTTGACCCGCGTCAGCGACGTGATGCATTCGCCAGCACCGGCAGTCACTTCGGCCACCAGCTTCCATGATTGCCTGTTGATGATGACGCAAAGCCGTTTGGGGCTAACCGTCGTTATTGATGATGGCGTATTGGTAGGTATCGTTACCGATGGTGACTTGCGCCGTGCTTTGTTGAGTGATGAAGGTGTGGTCCACACCACAGTGGCGCACTTCATGACAGCCAAGCCGCACACCATCAAGGAAGATTCGCAGCTGTCAGAAGCTGAAACCTACATGCTCGATAACAAGATTCGCGCACTGGCGGTTACCAATAGCGATAACGCTGTAGTGGGAATTGTCGAAATCTTCGACTGA